A genomic window from Nicotiana sylvestris chromosome 11, ASM39365v2, whole genome shotgun sequence includes:
- the LOC138880867 gene encoding uncharacterized protein, translating to MPEPVVPKAKAPMPRPPPPYLQRITKKNSENQFKTFIDMMKSLSINMMLVEAFEQISGYEKFMKVLMTKKRLMNYETIKMTHQVNTILHSMGPKLEDPGAFTIPCTIGSADFTKALCDLGASIHLMPYSVFKTLGIVQPRPTFMRLQMADRTMKRPLGIIDDVLVHVYKFILPVDFVILDCKVDYEVPIILGRPFLATGKALVDVKADELTFWVGDKNVVFHVCKSMRQPNSNEVCSFVDFVTDVIVYDASATMNVEDKLEAVLLNLDDYEENDGYMEYVNAFQGMGSYTYKPWKLS from the coding sequence ATGCCAGAACCGGtagtgccaaaggctaaggcaccaatgccaaggcctcctcctccataccTTCAAAGGATTACAAAGAAAAATAGTGAGAACCAATTCAAAacgtttattgatatgatgaagagtttgtctaTTAATATGATGTTGGTCGAGGCATTTGAACAAATTTCGGGTTATGAAAAGTTCATGAAGGTCTTGATGACCAAGAAAAGATTGATGAATTATGAGACTATCAAGATGACACATCAAGTGAATACTATTTTACATTCAATGGGTCCGAAATTGGAAGATCCGGGcgctttcacaatcccttgcacTATTGGGAGTGCCGACTTTACCAAAGCTTTATGTGATCTCGGGGCAAGTATACACTTGATGCCCTAttcggtgttcaaaactttgggaattgtacaaccaagacccacattcatgaggttgcaaatggcggatcgtacaatgaagaggccattgggtattattgatgatgtgttggttcaTGTTTACAAGTTCATCCTCCCGGTGGACTTTGTAATTCTTGATTGtaaagtggactatgaggtgcctattattttgggtagaccattccttgctacggggaaggctcttGTTGATGTGAAAGCCGATGAGCTCACTTTCTGGGTGGGTGATAAAAATGTggtcttccatgtgtgcaaatctatgaggcaaccgaatagcaaTGAAGTTTGTTCGTTCGTGGATTTTGTGACCGATGTGATTGTTTATGATGCTAGTGCCACAATGAATGTTGAGGACAAATTGGAAGCCGTGTTGCTTAACCTTGATGATTATGAGGAGAATGATGGCTATATGGAATATGTGAATGCATTTcaaggaatggggtcgtacactTATAAACCCTGGAAGTTATCCTAG